Part of the Gramella sp. Hel_I_59 genome, GCTGAAACGCGAACTGTAGAATAAATTGAAAATGACTGATTCTAAGCATTTTGTAAGAATTAGATTGTTAAAAAATTAACTAAATTATTAGTTAATTTTTATGGAATGAGAATTGCTAAACCCAGAGTGTATTATTAACTATTAAATTTTAAAAAAAGACCTACTTATGACAAAATTAAAGAGTTTACTCCTGCTATCAGCTTTTGCAATGATAAGCTGTAGCGAGGATTCAACTTCAGAACTTGCAACTGCTGAAAATGAAACCCAGATCACTTCAACAGAATCAAAAGATGATATTACCGAGATTGCATTTCCAGATTCTAAAGGAACTGCTACTGATGTTTATTATACAGGTATTAAAATGGCTGTAGAGAATGTCAACGGTAATTATATTTTTGAAGGGGATATTATGATTCCCAAGGGTAAAGCTTCTAAAAGCCCTGTAAATTTAGTTTTAGAAAAAGGAGATGAGGTATCTCAAGCTAAAAGTGTTGGTAGAACTTCAGCTTACTGGGAAGATAATACAGTGTACTACGAAATTGATTCCAGGCTAGGCAACCAGGATCGCGTATTCGATGCTATTAGCCATTGGGAAGCAAACACTAATCTCGAATTCGTGAAAAGATCTGGTCAGTCAGACTATATTTATTTCACTCCGGGATCAGGTTGTTCTTCTTATGTTGGAAAAGTTGGCGGGAAGCAGAATATTACTCTAGCCGATGCTTGTTCCACTGGTAACACCATTCATGAAATTGGACATGCCATTGGCCTTTGGCACGAACAAAGCCGAGTGGATAGAGATAAGCATATTACTATCAACTTTGAAAATATTCAAACAGGTAGAGAATACAATTTCCAGACTTACCAGGAAAATAACTTTGATGGTGATGAGTTTACAACCAATTTAGATTTTGGTTCTATCATGATGTATAGCCCATACGCATTCTCTAAAAATGGTCAACCTACGATCACTAAGACTGATGGTAACACCTATAGTGTTCAGAGATCTCAGCTGTCCAACGGTGATGTTACAGGGATTAATGCTATGTACCCTTCATCTAATGGTGGGGAAGAGAAACCAACTCAGAACTATATAAACGGAGAATACTACACTATCGAAGGTCTTACAGTTTTAAGATATTACGATCAATGGTACTATAATATGGGCTGGTACGGTTGGAAACGTGTTGAGTTGATAGAAGGTGTCTGGTATTTTGCTTAATACAAACCCACTTCAATAATTTTAGTTTACTCATCGAAAGTTCAAGAGTTTGAATTTTCGATGATTTTCCCTTGATTAATTTGAAATTGTCTGAATTAAATCCAAATCATTTTCAGACTTATACATTAACTAATTAACCTACTTATGAAAAACCTAAAATTTATTTTAGCTGTTCCGTTATTGGCATTTGTCGCCTGTAACGAAGAGAATTATGATGATTCTAATACTGGAATGAGCGAAACCAGTTCCTTCCAGAACGATGAGTTTACAGAAATTGCATTTCCGAACGAATCTGGAACTGTTTCTGATATTTATTTTGCGGGAAGAAAACTTCCAGTAGAAGAATTAAATGGCAAGTATGTATACCAGGGAGATATTTTTCTTTCAGAAGATAATATTTCTAAAACTCCATTAGATCTGGTTTTAAATGCTGATGAAGATGTACTAGTCACTGATAAAAGTGTTGGACGTACAAAATTCTTCTGGCCTGAGAATGTAGTCTATTATAACATAGATCCTGCATTACCTAACCAACAGAGAGTTTCAGACGCAATTGCGCACTGGGAAAGCAATACTGCTGTAAAATTCGTGCAACGATCTTCAGAAGCTAACTATGTTTATTTCACGCCCGGAGGAGGATGTTCTTCTTACGTGGGTATGGTAGGAGGTAGACAACCAATTACTCTTGCAGATGGTTGTTCAACTGGAAACACAATACATGAGATTGGTCATGCCGTTGGATTATGGCATGAACAGAGTAGAGCTGACAGGGATCAAACCATTACGGTAAATTTTAATAATATCCTTTCAGGAAGAGAACATAATTTTTATACGTACGTAGAGGCCGGTTATGATGGCGCAGATTATACTGCTGGTCTGGATCTTGGATCAATTATGATGTATAGTCCTTATTCATTTTCTGCCAATGGACAGCCTACGATCACACGAAAAGATGGATCCCTATATTCTGTTCAACGTTCTGTACTTTCCAGTGGTGATCAGGAAGGTATTGAAGTGATGTATCCAGGAGAAGAGGAGCCGGCACCTACAGAGCCAGAACCAACCGAACCTGAACCAACGAATCCAGAGCCAGAATATATTAATGGGGAATGGTACGTTATTGAAGGTGTTATGGTTTTAAGAAACAATGATACATGGTATGTTGAAAAAGGTAAAAACCTAAGGGAAGTTGAGCTAATTAACGGAAGATGGAGATTCGTTAAATAAACAGACGATACTTATTAAAAGAAAAGCCCGATATGATGTCGGGCTATTTATTTTTCAGAACTTATTTCTTCCAGTTTTTGATCTGAAAAGCGCTGTACATCCTTGAAAAATTGCCTAAACTCATTTTCAAATTCATCATAATGTAATTTTAGTTCATCTGTAGCCTGATCCATACCAGATTTTAGCTTCGTTCTTTTATTCATACCATTCAAAACACTTTGAATTCCATCTATAGAGGCATAACTCAAAAGCCAGTTTTGTTCAATCATATATGGGAGAAAATTCTTGACATTTGGAGGTAGAACCTCGTAGTTAAGCTTCAGTAGCTCATAGAACTGTATGGTATATTCCTCCAATGGTATATCACAATAGTCTTTCCAGTTAGCTGCCAGGAAATGATCATAAAAAATGTCTACTATGATACCGCTATAATGCCGGTATCTTTCAGACAAACGATGACTACTTTCTTTAAAAACCGGATGAGTATCGGTATAAAAGTCGATTGCACGATGAAGAATTATACCTTTCTGAATTTGAGAGCCATATTTGCGATATTTTTTCCCTTTGATGGAATCTGCCATAAAATTGCCGATTTTAACGAGGTCCTCATCACCAGATAGATAAATATGTGCCAGAAAGTTCATGCGGGAATATATGAATTAAACAGGGCCAGGGTTAATATTTGTTAAGTTTTGGAAAGTACGGGGTGACACAATTATATTTGTTAAAATTTCTTACAGGTCTTATCAAGATCTATAAATAACTAATAATGACATTAATAAAATCAATTTCGGGGATAAGAGGAACTATTGGCGGGAAAACCGGTAATAATTTAACTCCCTTAGATACAGTGAAATTTGCCGCAGCTTATGGCACGTGGTTAAAAAATAACTCTACTAACAAGAATCTAAAGGTTGCGGTAGGAAGAGATGCCAGAATATCTGGAAAAATGATCCAGGAACTAACGATGAATACCCTAACTGGTCTGGGAATCGATGTGATCGATCTAGGCTTGTCTACGACTCCAACGGTAGAGGTCGCGGTTCCCTTGGAAAATGCTGATGGTGGAATCATACTTACTGCCAGCCATAATCCTAAACAATGGAACGCTTTAAAACTATTGAATAGTAAAGGAGAATTTCTTGACGGAGAAGCCGGAGCCCTGATTCTTGAAATAGCAGAAAGTGAAAATTTTGATTTTGCTGAAGTGGATGATCTGGGGAAAATCACCGT contains:
- a CDS encoding M12 family metallopeptidase, whose product is MTKLKSLLLLSAFAMISCSEDSTSELATAENETQITSTESKDDITEIAFPDSKGTATDVYYTGIKMAVENVNGNYIFEGDIMIPKGKASKSPVNLVLEKGDEVSQAKSVGRTSAYWEDNTVYYEIDSRLGNQDRVFDAISHWEANTNLEFVKRSGQSDYIYFTPGSGCSSYVGKVGGKQNITLADACSTGNTIHEIGHAIGLWHEQSRVDRDKHITINFENIQTGREYNFQTYQENNFDGDEFTTNLDFGSIMMYSPYAFSKNGQPTITKTDGNTYSVQRSQLSNGDVTGINAMYPSSNGGEEKPTQNYINGEYYTIEGLTVLRYYDQWYYNMGWYGWKRVELIEGVWYFA
- a CDS encoding M12 family metallopeptidase, translated to MKNLKFILAVPLLAFVACNEENYDDSNTGMSETSSFQNDEFTEIAFPNESGTVSDIYFAGRKLPVEELNGKYVYQGDIFLSEDNISKTPLDLVLNADEDVLVTDKSVGRTKFFWPENVVYYNIDPALPNQQRVSDAIAHWESNTAVKFVQRSSEANYVYFTPGGGCSSYVGMVGGRQPITLADGCSTGNTIHEIGHAVGLWHEQSRADRDQTITVNFNNILSGREHNFYTYVEAGYDGADYTAGLDLGSIMMYSPYSFSANGQPTITRKDGSLYSVQRSVLSSGDQEGIEVMYPGEEEPAPTEPEPTEPEPTNPEPEYINGEWYVIEGVMVLRNNDTWYVEKGKNLREVELINGRWRFVK
- a CDS encoding acyl carrier protein phosphodiesterase, producing MADSIKGKKYRKYGSQIQKGIILHRAIDFYTDTHPVFKESSHRLSERYRHYSGIIVDIFYDHFLAANWKDYCDIPLEEYTIQFYELLKLNYEVLPPNVKNFLPYMIEQNWLLSYASIDGIQSVLNGMNKRTKLKSGMDQATDELKLHYDEFENEFRQFFKDVQRFSDQKLEEISSEK